Part of the Brevibacillus brevis genome is shown below.
AGAAACGGGTCTTTCGTCCAGCCGCGGAGGATTCTCACTTTTTCCGGCAGCTTCGACGGGTCGAGGTTGCGGGCCGTGCTGTGCGCATCCTTGACGAGAATATCCTCTACTCCGGCTTCGAATGCCGCTTCGCAGGCGGCGTTCACTTCCTTGCTCATCTGCTCGGTGAAATACTTGCTGAAGGACTTCTCGATGTCGGCTTCGTCCCAGTTTGCAATCCCCGTGATACCCTCGATGTCTGCGCTAATGAACAGCTTCATACAGCTACCTCCTTTTTATAGGCAAGCGATGCCTGGACAAACGCCTGGAACAGCCCCGTGAACTTCGGGTGCCGCTTGGTCATGGCCTCCGGATGCCATTGGACGCCCAGCAGGAACCGCTCTTCCGTGCTTTCGACGGCCTCCACGATCCCGTCCTCGGAATACGCCGTCGCCACGAGATTTTTTCCCAGCGCTTTGACCGCTTGATGATGGAACGAGTTGGTAAAGATCCGCTCTTCGCCAAAGATCTCGTAGAGCTTCGACCCCTTTTGGATCTGTACGGAGTGGTACAACTCATCCGCAGCGGTATGCTCGGGAGAATGGCCCAGCGTGCCTGGACACTGGCTGTAAATGTCCTGATAAAGGCTGCCTTCCAGCGCCACATTGATCAGTTGAATCCCCCGGCAGATCCCAAAGATGGGCATCTTCTTTTCATACGCGCCCCGAAACAGGGAGAGCTCGTACTCATCCCGAATCGATGACATCGAGTGCAGCTGCCTGACGGGATTTTCGCCATAGTAGTAAGGAGCGATGTCGTTTCCTCCCGTGAACAGCAGACCATCCACCATGTCCAGGTACGCTTCGTAGTCCGCTTCGCCTTCGACGATGGGAATCGTGACAGGAAGCCCTCCCGCAGCGTAGACCGAGTCGACGTAATTGCGATTCACCGTACTGTACTTCGAAGCGTCAGACAGGAACGTCGTCACTCCAATGATTGGTTTCATAGCAGCCTCTCCCACGAGTCAGGGCCCAAAAGCTGACGCCCTCTGGCCCCTGACTTCCATCTATGGTTTATTCTACATGCGCATACTCAAAAATGGTATGACCGATATAGTTTTTCAGCACGCCTTTGACATTCGGCTTCGCCAGGAACTGATCCTCAAAGAAACGCAGCGGCATGAGCGGCATTTCATCCACCAGGATTTTTTCCGCCTTCACGAAGTTTTCCATCCGCTTTGCCTGATCGGAAATCTTGCGGTTCTCTTCGAGTAGACGGTCGTATTCGGCGCTGCTCCACCGCATGTCGTCGGACGTATTGACACTTTCGAAAATGTCCAGATTGGTCATCGGGTCCGGGTAGTCTCCCGTCCAGCCGTCATCGGCGATGTTGAAGTTGCCATTGTCGATTTCATCCCAATACACCTTCGATTCAAACGTCTGGATGTTCACGTTCACGCCCAGATTTTGCTTCCACATGCTTTGCAGGGCTTGCGCGACGTCTTTGGCGGTCTGGTTGGCCTGCACGATCATCGTGACTTCAGGCATTCCCTGGCCGTCCGGATAGCCGGCGTCGGCCAGCAGTTTTTTCGCCTCGTCGACATTTTCGCTGAACAGATTGCCCGCCACATCGCGGTATTCCTTGTCTTTTTGCACGCCGTCCGGAATACCGTACGGCACCATGCCAAACGCCGGTTTTTCTACGGACTGGACGATGTTCTTGATGATCTGCTCACGGTTGATTGCCATGCTGAAAGCCTTTCGCACTCTGGCGTCGTCAAAAGGCTTTTTGGACGCGTTGAAGTCGTAGTACTGCATGCCGATCCGCGGAATCGAGTAAAAGTCGGGCGTGTTCTGGTACTGCTTCATGCCTTCCGGGCTGATGTTGTCGGAGACTTGGATCTCGCCGTTTGTGTACGCGGCCAGCTCCGCCTCCGTGGACTCGATGAACACGATCTCCAGCGTATCCAGCTTCACTTTGTCCGCGTCTACGTAGTTCGGATTTTTCTTCAGGACGTATTTTTCTTTCGGCCTAAGTTCGGACAGCATGAACGGGCCGGTCGTCAAATACGTTTCGGGCGACTTCGTCCAGCCTTCCTTTTCCGCGACGTCTTTTCGCACCGGGTAATAGGCGGTGACACAAAGCAGCTCAAGGAAGTACGGCGTCGGATTTTCCAGCGTCACCTCGAGGGTGGTGTCGTCCAACGCCTTGACGCCCACGTCCTCCGCTTTTGCCTTCTTCTCGTTGTACGCTTTTCCGTTTTTCAGATAGTACAGGTAAAAGGCCGCGCCCGAAGCCACGTCGGGATTCAGCACGCGCTTCCAGGAGTACTCGAAATCCCCGGCTGTCACAGGCTTGCCGTCCGACCACTTGGCGTTGGGCTTGAGCTTGAAGGTGTACTTGGTGCCCGTCGAATCCAGTTCATACCCTTCCGCCAAGGCAGGGACAGGCTTTTTCCCGGATTCGTCGATCTTGTAAAGCCCCCGAAACAGATTTTGCAGAACAATGGATGACCGCGCATAGACGTTGAGCGTCGGGTCCATCTGCTCCGGCTCCTGACTCAGCGCATACACGATCTTCTGCTCGACCGCAGGCTTTTCTCCTTCCGCTTTGGGCGCGGTCTGCTCCTGTCCCTGCTGCTGTCCTCCCGCGGTCGTCCCTGAGCTGCTGCATCCGGCCATGACGGTAGTGATCGCGAGGAGCGCTGCCATCATCACACCGATTCGCTTTTTCATACTCGTCCCCCCTATTTTTCATATGTATATGAGCTGCCAAAAAATCGGCAGCATTCATATCCCCGCAAACGGAACTCCCCTTACTCGATCAGGTGGCAGGCGACGACGTGTCCTCCTCCGATGTCGCGCAGGCCCGGCTTTTCTTCTGCGCACCTGCCCATCGCATGGGGACAGCGCGTACGAAACGCACAGCCGCTCGGAGGATTCAACGGACTTGGCACATCACCTTGCAGATGGATTCGTTTGCTTTGTTCGGCTGTATCCGGATCCGCGATCGGCACCGCAGACAGGAGCGCCTGGGTGTACGGATGCTGCATGTTCGTGTAAAGCTCGTGGACATCGGCGTATTCAACCAGACTTCCCAGATACATCACGCCCACTTTGTGGGAGATGTGCCTGACCATCGACAAATCGTGGGACACAAACAGGTAGGTCAGTCCGAAACGCTCCTGGAGCTCCTCGAGCATATTTACCACCTGCGCCTGAATGGACACATCCAGGGCGGAAATCGGCTCGTCGCAGACGATAAACTCCGGCTCGACCGCAAGCGCACGGGCAATCCCGATCCGTTGGCGCTGCCCGCCGGAAAATTCGTGCGGATAGCGGCCCAAGTGATCGGCTTTCAGTCCTACCAGCTCGATCAGCTCCTTGACGCGGTCGATCCGGTCCTTTCCCTGGCAGATGTTGTGCACCGCCAGCGGATCGCCGACGATCTCCGCAACCGTCATCCGCGGATCGAGCGAGGCAAACGGGTCCTGGAAAATCATCTGCATTTTCTTGCGGTACGGCAGCATCTCCTTGTGGTTCAGTTTGCTGATCGACTGTCCGTCGTACAAAATATCTCCGGCGGTCGGCTCATACAGCTTTAGCAGCGTCCGTCCGATCGTCGTCTTTCCGCAGCCGGACTCGCCGACAAGGCCGAACGTCTCCCCCCTCTGAATCGCGAAGCTGACGTCGTCGACTGCCTTCAACAGTGTCCCGCTGCGGCCGAAAAAGTTTTTCTGCACCTCGAAATACTTCTTGAGATTCCTCACTTCGATCAAAGGCCGATTGGCTGCTCCCATCAGCTGATCACCTCTTTCGCGTACGGCTGCGCTTTGGGGTGCATCAGCCAGCACGCCGCCTGATGCGTCTCGGAGAGCGAGATCGGCCGGGGCGGGAGCTTCTCGCATATTTTCATGGCGTGCGGACACCTGGCCGTAAACGCGCAGCCCGCCGGTGGCCGCAGCAGGTCGGGCGGACTGCCCGGGATGGAAATGAGCTTTTTCTTTTCCCCTTCCGAAAATTGCGGGATAGAGCGCAGCAGCCCCCACGTATACGGGTGCTTCGGCTCGTAGAAGATTTCGCGGGTCGTCCCCTGCTCGACGATGGCTCCGCCGTACATGACGACGATCCGGTTGCACATGTTGGCGATCACGCCGAGGTCGTGGGTAATCATGACGATGGACACGTTCAGCTTGTTTTTGAGGTCGCGCATCAGATCGAGAATTTGTGCCTGGATCGTCACATCGAGGGCTGTGGTCGGCTCGTCTGCGATCAGCAGCTTGGGCGAACAGGACAGGGCGATCGCGATCATGACCCGCTGTCTCATGCCGCCGGAAAATTCGTGGGGATACTGCTTCAGCCTGCTCTCCGGGCTGGGGATTTCGACCATCTGCAAAATTTCGATCGCCCGTTTGCGCGCCTCTTCCTTGGACAGCTTTTGATGAATGCGCAGCGGCTCCATGATTTGCTGGCCGACGGTAAACAGCGGATTGAGGGACGTCATAGGGTCCTGAAAAATCATCCCGATGTCTTTACCGAGCATCTTTCTCATCGCCTTTTGGTTGGTGCGCAGCAGTTCGATTCCGTCGAACGAGATGCTGTCCGCCGTCAGCTCGGCGTTCGGCGGGAGCAGCTTTAACAGGGACAGCATGGACACGCTTTTGCCCGAGCCCGACTCCCCGACGATCCCGACGGATTCCCCTTTGTTTACGTGAAAGGAAATGCCTCGGACCGCCTGCACTTGTCCCGCTTCAATATGAAAGGTCGTTTTCAGATTCTGTACCTGGAGCAGTTTCATGGTTTCACCCGCCTCTATTTCTTTAACCTCGGATCCAAAGCGTCGCGCAGCCCGTCACCGATGAAGTTGAGGGCAAACATCGTGAGGCTGATCGCAATGGCCGGAAACAGCATCTGATACGGCTGGGTAAACAAGGTCGGAATCGCGTCATTCACGAGCGTGCCCCAGCTGGCCATCGGGACCTGGATGCCGATCCCCAAAAAGCTGAGGAACGCTTCGGTAAAGATCGCCGATGGAACAAGGAACGTGACCGTCACGATGATGGGCCCCATGCTGTTGGGGATGAGGTGCTTGAACAGGATGCGCATGTTGGAGGAGCCTGTGGCCCGCGCAGCCAGGACGTACTCCTGGTGCTTGAGCGTTATGACCTGCGAGCGCACCATGCGTGCAGTCCCGATCCAATACGTCAGGGACATGGCGAGGAGAATGCTTTGGATGTTGTTGCCGAGGAACATCATCAATAGGATGATGTAGAGCAGCTCCGGGACGCCGATGAGAATATCCACGATCCGCATCATGACCATGTCCACTTTGCCGCCGAAATACCCCGAAATGCCGCCGTAGATCACGCCGATCACCAGATTGATCGCGGCCGCTGCCACCCCGATCGTCAGACTGATGCGGGCACCGTACATGGCCCGAACGAAGATGTCCCGCCCGAATTTGTCCGTGCCGAACCAATGCTCTGCCGATGGGCCCTGGTTCTGGTTGGCAATGTCTTGCCCGTCGTAGGTGTACTGGGAAAAGATCGGCCCGAGGATCGCGGCGATCGTAATGATCAGGATGACGACAAGTCCGATCATCGCCAAAGGATCTTTGCGAAAGCGGCTCCACGCGTCTTGCCAGTACGATTTGCTGGGACGGGCGATACTCTCCGTCTGCCTCTGCGACTCGTCCAGCCTGGCGAAGTCTTCATCCGGCAAATCCGCCCACTCCTGGTCAAGTTCTTCGAGAGGAGGGGCTCCTTCGATTTGTTTCGCTGCATCGTTCATCGTGTCATCACTCCTCCATTTTTACCCGTCGGTCGATCACGGCGTAGAGTATGTCGACGATCAAGTTCGAGATGATGATGAAAAGTCCGAGGAAGACCGTCAGACCGAGGATGACGGAGTAATCGCGGTCGCTGATGCCGGTCACGAAGTCCCGGCCTATGCCTGGAATGGAGAATACCCGCTCCACGATAAAGCTGCCGGTCAAGAGCGCAGCCACGAGGGGGCCGAGATACGTCACAATCGGGATGATGGCATTTTTGAGAGCGTGCTTGAAAATGACGCGGTACTCGGGAACCCCTTTGGCTCTGGCTGTCAGGATGTAGTCCTGGCGCATTACTTCGAGCATGCTCGACCTCATCAGCCTGGCGATGTAGGCGATCGGCCCGAATGCAAGACCGATGACGGGCAGGATGTAGTGCTTCCAGCTCGACAAACCGTATGTAGGCAGGAGCTTCAAGACGACGGCGAACAAAAACAGCATCAGAACCGTAATGACGAAATTCGGGATGGAGATGCCGACGGTCGCAAAAATCATTGAGGCCCAATCAGCCCATTTCCCCCGCTTGATCGCAGAGGTGATCCCGAGCAGCATCCCGACGACGAGGGCGATGAGGATCGCTACCAGCCCGACCTTGGCGGATACCGGAAAGCCGCGGGAAATGAGCTCGTTTACAGTGACGTCGGCCTGCTTGAAAGAAAAGCCGAGATCCCCCTGGACGATGCTCTTCAAATAGTTCACGTATTGCACGCCAAGCGGTTCGCTCAGTCCGAACTTCTCTTCCATTTTCTCCAGCACGGCCTTGGGCACTTTTCGCTCTTCCGCCGGGCTGAAGGGGCCGCCCGGAACGGCGTGCATGAGGAAAAAGGTGATGGTGATGAGGACAAACATCGTGAGAATGCTCGCAAAAAGCCGTTTGACAATATATCCGGCCATCGGGCACCAAACCTCCTTATGCGCTCTTTGAATTACGGACTGTTCCTGACTTTCACTTCCTCTGCCAGCCGCTGCAGATCGATGCGGTAAATGGGGCGGGGCCTGCCTCTCTGGCTCATCGATTCGCTGCCGATCGCTTCTGCGATGCCTTTTTCCTTCATCCTCTGGACCATCCGCGCCGCGTTTCGCTCGCCCGTATTCATTCCGACGCTGATTTCCCGCGTCGTTACCTCGTTTTTCTGAATGAGCTGCAGCCAGGAAAACAGCTTGCGCATAGAAGTGGAGGCAAAATCGCCCTGCCGCTCGTCGATAAGCGAATAATCCAGAGTGTTTCTCGTTCCCAGCGGGCCCAGCACCTTCATTTGGTCGTCGATCAGGTAGGCGCTGTTGCCCGGATGGCGTTCGGCGAAATGAACGGCGCGCCCGGCATTGTACAAGGCTCGTTCGACGGTATCTCCCATTCCAATCCCCAGATTGATCGTTCCTTGCTCTCCGCTTCCGTTTTTGAGGATCGGGAAGCTCGTGAAGTCCTTTGTCACCTTTTCCACGATGCCCCTGGTCGTGTACAGCGTGTACTCACCGGGATCGCCGCTGGTCATGGAGGCGAACAATCTCTTGCTAAGGTCGGTTATTTTCTTGTAGTACCGCTCCTCGTGCTGGCTGTCTTCTGTCGGCCGAAGCCTGAATTGCAGCACCGTGATTTGGGCCAGCTGCTTCTTTTGATCCCTCGCGAGCCACAATGCCTTCCCCACGGTGTCGCGGATGAGCTGCTTCGTGCTCCTGATGAAAAAAACCGGCAGATGGTTGGCTTTAAGCCGCTGGTAAACGGAATGGA
Proteins encoded:
- a CDS encoding gamma-glutamyl-gamma-aminobutyrate hydrolase family protein — its product is MKPIIGVTTFLSDASKYSTVNRNYVDSVYAAGGLPVTIPIVEGEADYEAYLDMVDGLLFTGGNDIAPYYYGENPVRQLHSMSSIRDEYELSLFRGAYEKKMPIFGICRGIQLINVALEGSLYQDIYSQCPGTLGHSPEHTAADELYHSVQIQKGSKLYEIFGEERIFTNSFHHQAVKALGKNLVATAYSEDGIVEAVESTEERFLLGVQWHPEAMTKRHPKFTGLFQAFVQASLAYKKEVAV
- a CDS encoding peptide ABC transporter substrate-binding protein, with translation MKKRIGVMMAALLAITTVMAGCSSSGTTAGGQQQGQEQTAPKAEGEKPAVEQKIVYALSQEPEQMDPTLNVYARSSIVLQNLFRGLYKIDESGKKPVPALAEGYELDSTGTKYTFKLKPNAKWSDGKPVTAGDFEYSWKRVLNPDVASGAAFYLYYLKNGKAYNEKKAKAEDVGVKALDDTTLEVTLENPTPYFLELLCVTAYYPVRKDVAEKEGWTKSPETYLTTGPFMLSELRPKEKYVLKKNPNYVDADKVKLDTLEIVFIESTEAELAAYTNGEIQVSDNISPEGMKQYQNTPDFYSIPRIGMQYYDFNASKKPFDDARVRKAFSMAINREQIIKNIVQSVEKPAFGMVPYGIPDGVQKDKEYRDVAGNLFSENVDEAKKLLADAGYPDGQGMPEVTMIVQANQTAKDVAQALQSMWKQNLGVNVNIQTFESKVYWDEIDNGNFNIADDGWTGDYPDPMTNLDIFESVNTSDDMRWSSAEYDRLLEENRKISDQAKRMENFVKAEKILVDEMPLMPLRFFEDQFLAKPNVKGVLKNYIGHTIFEYAHVE
- a CDS encoding dipeptide ABC transporter ATP-binding protein, which produces MGAANRPLIEVRNLKKYFEVQKNFFGRSGTLLKAVDDVSFAIQRGETFGLVGESGCGKTTIGRTLLKLYEPTAGDILYDGQSISKLNHKEMLPYRKKMQMIFQDPFASLDPRMTVAEIVGDPLAVHNICQGKDRIDRVKELIELVGLKADHLGRYPHEFSGGQRQRIGIARALAVEPEFIVCDEPISALDVSIQAQVVNMLEELQERFGLTYLFVSHDLSMVRHISHKVGVMYLGSLVEYADVHELYTNMQHPYTQALLSAVPIADPDTAEQSKRIHLQGDVPSPLNPPSGCAFRTRCPHAMGRCAEEKPGLRDIGGGHVVACHLIE
- a CDS encoding ABC transporter ATP-binding protein → MKLLQVQNLKTTFHIEAGQVQAVRGISFHVNKGESVGIVGESGSGKSVSMLSLLKLLPPNAELTADSISFDGIELLRTNQKAMRKMLGKDIGMIFQDPMTSLNPLFTVGQQIMEPLRIHQKLSKEEARKRAIEILQMVEIPSPESRLKQYPHEFSGGMRQRVMIAIALSCSPKLLIADEPTTALDVTIQAQILDLMRDLKNKLNVSIVMITHDLGVIANMCNRIVVMYGGAIVEQGTTREIFYEPKHPYTWGLLRSIPQFSEGEKKKLISIPGSPPDLLRPPAGCAFTARCPHAMKICEKLPPRPISLSETHQAACWLMHPKAQPYAKEVIS
- a CDS encoding ABC transporter permease; this translates as MNDAAKQIEGAPPLEELDQEWADLPDEDFARLDESQRQTESIARPSKSYWQDAWSRFRKDPLAMIGLVVILIITIAAILGPIFSQYTYDGQDIANQNQGPSAEHWFGTDKFGRDIFVRAMYGARISLTIGVAAAAINLVIGVIYGGISGYFGGKVDMVMMRIVDILIGVPELLYIILLMMFLGNNIQSILLAMSLTYWIGTARMVRSQVITLKHQEYVLAARATGSSNMRILFKHLIPNSMGPIIVTVTFLVPSAIFTEAFLSFLGIGIQVPMASWGTLVNDAIPTLFTQPYQMLFPAIAISLTMFALNFIGDGLRDALDPRLKK
- a CDS encoding ABC transporter permease is translated as MAGYIVKRLFASILTMFVLITITFFLMHAVPGGPFSPAEERKVPKAVLEKMEEKFGLSEPLGVQYVNYLKSIVQGDLGFSFKQADVTVNELISRGFPVSAKVGLVAILIALVVGMLLGITSAIKRGKWADWASMIFATVGISIPNFVITVLMLFLFAVVLKLLPTYGLSSWKHYILPVIGLAFGPIAYIARLMRSSMLEVMRQDYILTARAKGVPEYRVIFKHALKNAIIPIVTYLGPLVAALLTGSFIVERVFSIPGIGRDFVTGISDRDYSVILGLTVFLGLFIIISNLIVDILYAVIDRRVKMEE